From the genome of Trueperaceae bacterium, one region includes:
- a CDS encoding ABC transporter permease: MFQYTVRRLLDLVFVLIGVSILVFLMVRFIPGDAVAIMLGANTDITPERVDALRRQIGLDLPVYEQYWNWLTGALRGDLGTSIWTGTPVGQEILARLPATFEITLLALVLALLLSFPLGVLAARARGTGGDVVVRVIAIVGLTLPSFWVGVLLLYFFSIYLPRWPAIGYVPFGEDPLGNLARVALPTVAVSLPMVAGLTRILRSSLLEVLSSDYVRTARAKGVSERVMLYKHALRNAMIPMITVIGVQLGYLLSGVVVIEQVFAIPGVGRLMVGAINERNYPLLQGVVLVVTGVFVVVNLLVDLAYAWIDPRVEYS, encoded by the coding sequence TTGTTCCAGTACACGGTCAGGCGCCTGCTCGACCTAGTGTTCGTGCTCATCGGGGTATCGATCCTCGTCTTCCTGATGGTGAGGTTCATCCCCGGCGACGCGGTCGCCATCATGCTGGGCGCCAACACCGACATAACGCCTGAGCGCGTCGACGCGCTCAGGCGCCAGATCGGCCTCGACCTGCCCGTCTACGAGCAGTACTGGAACTGGTTGACCGGCGCCCTCAGGGGCGACCTCGGCACGTCCATCTGGACGGGCACGCCCGTCGGCCAGGAGATCCTCGCGCGGCTGCCGGCCACGTTCGAGATCACGCTCCTCGCCCTCGTCCTCGCCTTACTCCTGTCGTTCCCGCTCGGCGTGCTCGCCGCGCGGGCGCGCGGGACGGGCGGGGACGTGGTCGTCAGGGTCATCGCCATCGTCGGCCTCACGCTGCCGTCGTTCTGGGTAGGCGTGCTCCTCCTCTACTTCTTCTCCATCTACCTCCCCCGGTGGCCGGCCATCGGCTACGTGCCGTTCGGCGAGGACCCGCTCGGCAACCTGGCGCGCGTGGCGCTGCCGACGGTGGCCGTGAGCCTCCCCATGGTGGCCGGCCTCACGCGCATCCTGCGCTCCAGCCTCCTGGAGGTCCTCTCGAGCGACTACGTGCGCACGGCGCGCGCCAAGGGCGTGAGCGAGCGCGTCATGCTCTACAAGCACGCGCTGCGCAACGCCATGATCCCGATGATCACCGTCATCGGCGTGCAGCTCGGCTACCTGCTCTCCGGGGTCGTGGTCATCGAGCAGGTCTTCGCCATCCCGGGCGTCGGGCGCCTCATGGTCGGCGCCATCAACGAGCGCAACTACCCGCTCCTGCAGGGCGTCGTGCTCGTCGTGACCGGGGTGTTCGTGGTCGTCAACCTGCTCGTGGACCTGGCGTACGCGTGGATCGACCCGCGCGTGGAGTACTCGTGA
- a CDS encoding anhydro-N-acetylmuramic acid kinase — protein MSPRYDKPDLPPATVVGVMSGTSLDGVDTVTARLERVGGALRWEVIARAAHVYPDALAARLHAALKPESSDVILLTELHQEVGLFYAEVVAAAQARDRVDLVALSGQTVYHIPRVEPERGWHVKSTLQLGEATVVTERCRVTTVSDFRQSDFSAGGQGAPLVSFPDSVLYAAPGVSRAVINLGGIANVTYLPASGDPDGVLAFDTGPATCLLNEAAARFAGEPFDRDGRLALAGTVDGLALERLLADPYFALRPPKTTGREHFHLDAALARGWPDGAPDLPDLMATLAELTVRTVADGLADHLTPLGVDEVLVAGGGARNPALLEGLRRAMSAPVRGFAELGFDDKDRETLAMAVMGYFCVHGEPNVLPSATGARWPVVAGKVSRPWSGRTG, from the coding sequence GTGAGCCCTCGCTATGACAAGCCCGACCTCCCGCCCGCCACCGTCGTCGGGGTCATGTCCGGCACCTCGCTCGACGGCGTGGACACCGTCACGGCGCGGCTCGAGCGCGTGGGGGGCGCGTTGCGATGGGAGGTCATCGCCCGCGCCGCGCACGTCTACCCCGACGCGCTCGCCGCGCGCCTGCACGCGGCGCTCAAGCCGGAGAGCTCCGACGTGATCCTCCTGACCGAGTTGCACCAGGAAGTCGGCCTGTTCTACGCCGAGGTCGTCGCGGCCGCCCAGGCGCGCGACCGCGTCGACCTCGTGGCGCTCTCCGGCCAGACCGTCTACCACATCCCGCGGGTGGAGCCGGAGCGCGGCTGGCACGTGAAGAGCACCCTGCAGCTCGGCGAGGCGACGGTCGTCACGGAGCGCTGCCGCGTGACCACGGTCTCGGACTTCCGCCAGTCCGACTTCTCGGCCGGCGGCCAGGGCGCCCCCTTGGTCAGCTTCCCCGACTCCGTCCTGTACGCCGCGCCCGGCGTCTCCCGCGCCGTGATCAACCTTGGCGGCATCGCCAACGTCACGTACCTGCCGGCGAGCGGCGACCCCGACGGGGTGCTCGCGTTCGACACGGGCCCCGCGACCTGCTTGCTGAACGAGGCGGCGGCGCGGTTCGCAGGCGAGCCGTTCGACCGCGACGGCCGCCTGGCGCTCGCCGGCACGGTGGACGGCCTGGCGCTCGAGCGCCTGCTGGCGGACCCGTACTTCGCGCTCCGGCCGCCCAAGACCACGGGCCGCGAGCACTTCCACCTCGACGCCGCCCTGGCGCGCGGCTGGCCGGACGGCGCCCCCGACCTCCCCGACCTCATGGCGACGCTCGCCGAGCTGACCGTCAGGACGGTCGCCGACGGGCTCGCAGACCACCTGACCCCCCTCGGCGTCGACGAGGTGCTCGTGGCCGGCGGCGGCGCGCGGAACCCGGCGCTGCTCGAGGGCTTGCGGCGCGCCATGAGCGCGCCCGTGCGAGGCTTCGCGGAGCTCGGCTTCGACGACAAGGACCGCGAGACCCTCGCCATGGCGGTCATGGGCTACTTCTGCGTGCACGGCGAGCCCAACGTCCTGCCCTCCGCCACCGGGGCGCGCTGGCCGGTCGTCGCGGGCAAGGTCTCGCGACCGTGGTCTGGAAGGACGGGCTAG
- a CDS encoding ABC transporter permease, with the protein MNARRFFARLWRNRVGFIGFVVALVVVLAAALGPLIAPYDPLAQAIRERFQGPSGTHLLGTDNFGRDTLSRILHGYRTSVLVSLGAVFIATIVGGGLGLLAAYWGGWRDRLIMRFMDVLLAFPIILLAIAVLAVLGPGSFNTGLAIGIVYTPVFARLARGPALTVLSWDYVAAARALGGGALRVLGKHVTPNVMAPILVQVTLSLSTAILVEASLSFLGLGTQPPTPSLGLMLSESRGTMLLSPWVSVFSGLAILLASFGFNLFGDGLRDLLDPTLRDA; encoded by the coding sequence GTGAACGCGAGGCGCTTCTTCGCGCGGCTATGGCGCAACCGGGTCGGCTTCATCGGCTTCGTCGTGGCCCTCGTCGTGGTGCTGGCGGCGGCCCTCGGTCCGCTGATCGCGCCGTACGACCCCCTCGCCCAGGCGATCCGCGAGCGGTTCCAGGGGCCGTCGGGAACGCACCTGCTCGGCACCGACAACTTCGGTCGCGACACGCTCTCGCGCATCCTCCACGGCTACCGCACGAGCGTCCTCGTCAGCCTCGGCGCGGTGTTCATCGCCACCATCGTCGGGGGCGGGCTCGGCCTCCTCGCCGCCTACTGGGGCGGCTGGCGCGACCGCCTCATCATGCGCTTCATGGACGTGCTCCTCGCCTTCCCCATCATCCTCCTGGCCATCGCGGTGCTGGCGGTCCTCGGTCCCGGGAGCTTCAACACGGGCCTGGCCATCGGCATCGTCTACACGCCCGTCTTCGCGCGGCTCGCGCGCGGACCGGCCCTGACGGTCCTGAGCTGGGACTACGTTGCCGCCGCTCGCGCCCTCGGCGGCGGGGCGCTACGCGTGCTCGGCAAACACGTGACGCCGAACGTGATGGCCCCCATCCTCGTGCAGGTGACGCTCTCGCTCTCCACGGCCATCCTCGTCGAGGCGTCGCTCAGCTTCCTCGGCCTCGGCACGCAGCCGCCCACGCCTTCGCTCGGGCTCATGCTCTCGGAGAGCCGCGGCACCATGCTCCTCTCCCCGTGGGTGTCGGTGTTCTCCGGTCTCGCCATCCTCCTCGCCTCGTTCGGGTTCAACCTCTTCGGCGACGGCCTGCGCGACCTGCTCGACCCCACCCTGCGCGACGCCTGA
- a CDS encoding serine hydrolase, translating into MQRNPTEPPGAAASATAGTAATAAAERAVAACAPLLERAVTERVTPGAVLQVAGPEGHGAFVARGAAAYGGAAVGASTRYDLASVTKVTACLPSLLSLVQADEVALGDRVDRFFSNAGWMQEPSLGSVTVEDLALHRSGLPAWRPLFALTDDRRVAMANALQSSLTEPAGAHLYSDIGVIVLTAIVERVTGKRIDEYAQEIVFGPLGMTGAGYGPLTGAAPLDVAATEDDGLRGLLVGRVHDENADALGGVSGHAGLFATAADLTRYAQAWLRLEAPFAQADLLRAAVRDRSGGEGPRRGILWRCAEADWPFGPGPSESAYGHTGFTGTSVVIDPGRGCVVVLLTNRVHPRRGSAEGVMRLRRAVHAAVAEAFAEGGA; encoded by the coding sequence ATGCAGCGAAACCCGACAGAGCCGCCCGGGGCAGCCGCGTCCGCCACCGCGGGCACGGCCGCGACCGCAGCGGCCGAGCGCGCCGTCGCCGCCTGCGCCCCGCTCCTCGAGCGGGCCGTCACCGAGCGCGTCACGCCCGGCGCCGTCCTGCAGGTGGCGGGCCCCGAGGGCCACGGCGCGTTCGTCGCGCGCGGCGCCGCCGCGTACGGCGGCGCGGCCGTCGGCGCGAGCACGCGCTACGACCTCGCCTCCGTCACGAAGGTGACCGCGTGCCTGCCGAGCCTCCTGAGCCTCGTGCAGGCCGACGAGGTAGCGCTGGGCGACCGCGTCGACCGCTTCTTCAGCAACGCCGGCTGGATGCAGGAGCCCTCGCTTGGCAGCGTGACCGTGGAGGACCTGGCGCTCCACCGCTCCGGCCTGCCGGCGTGGCGACCCCTCTTCGCGCTCACGGACGACCGGCGGGTCGCCATGGCCAACGCGCTGCAGTCCAGCCTCACGGAGCCGGCCGGCGCGCACCTCTACTCGGACATCGGCGTCATCGTCCTCACGGCCATCGTCGAGCGCGTGACGGGCAAGCGCATCGACGAGTACGCCCAGGAGATCGTCTTCGGGCCGCTCGGCATGACGGGGGCGGGCTACGGGCCGCTGACCGGCGCCGCGCCGCTCGACGTCGCCGCCACGGAGGACGACGGCCTGCGCGGTCTCCTCGTCGGACGGGTCCACGACGAGAACGCCGACGCCCTCGGCGGCGTGTCTGGGCACGCCGGCCTCTTCGCTACCGCCGCCGACCTCACGCGCTACGCCCAAGCGTGGTTGCGCCTCGAGGCGCCGTTCGCGCAGGCCGACCTGCTGCGCGCGGCGGTCCGCGACCGCTCCGGCGGCGAGGGCCCGCGCCGCGGCATCCTGTGGCGTTGCGCGGAAGCCGACTGGCCTTTCGGCCCCGGCCCCTCTGAGAGCGCCTACGGCCACACCGGCTTCACGGGCACGAGCGTCGTGATCGACCCCGGCCGCGGCTGCGTCGTCGTGCTCCTGACGAACCGCGTGCACCCGAGGCGCGGCTCGGCTGAAGGTGTGATGCGCCTGCGGCGCGCGGTCCACGCCGCGGTCGCCGAGGCGTTCGCGGAGGGCGGCGCGTGA
- a CDS encoding ABC transporter substrate-binding protein produces the protein MRAARLLLIAAVAFVGTAFAQQGRLEVAIDTAPVGLDPHIVTAFSSFAVIGQIYDGLLEVDSGLELEPALATSWTVSDDGLTYVFQLRDGVKFHNGRPFSADDVVYSFERIMNPETGSPQASRFNEVASAVATGPLEVTFTLNVPFAPFLSNLTNLTVVPREVVEANGGSLQQVAVGTGPFMLKEIVPDTYVLLAANPDYYRPGQPKVAEVRYNIVPEASTRAAGIRTGTYHIIPDVDPATAETLKNVHGVTLMGVQDLSYTLLGLNVSRAPFNDPRVREAINYAIDRAELIDAVYFGNAVEGGPLSPGLAAWATDTSDFACYASNPDKARELLAEAGYPDGFHAGLLTFGTIQVVSDAAQVLQAQLARVGIVLDVNVAEFGAFVQAWRNSDFDTFVSLNGGSTDPDGYLHRTFVTGGSTNVFKFSDPAVDQLLQLGRTTTAFGERVNIYDHLQKRLACTGPISHLAYGTLFSAVTDAVTGFQQLPTRGLRYLREVELR, from the coding sequence ATGCGCGCAGCAAGACTCCTCCTCATCGCCGCCGTGGCCTTCGTCGGCACGGCCTTCGCCCAGCAGGGAAGGCTCGAGGTCGCCATCGACACGGCGCCGGTCGGGCTCGACCCGCACATCGTCACGGCCTTCTCCTCGTTCGCCGTCATCGGCCAGATCTACGACGGCCTCCTCGAGGTCGACTCCGGCCTGGAGCTCGAGCCGGCCCTCGCCACGTCCTGGACCGTGTCCGACGACGGGCTCACGTACGTCTTCCAGCTCCGCGACGGCGTCAAGTTCCACAACGGCCGCCCGTTCTCGGCGGACGACGTCGTGTACTCGTTCGAGCGCATCATGAACCCGGAGACGGGTTCGCCCCAGGCGAGCCGCTTCAACGAGGTCGCCTCCGCCGTCGCCACGGGCCCGCTCGAGGTGACGTTCACGCTCAACGTGCCCTTCGCGCCGTTCCTCTCGAACCTCACGAACCTGACGGTCGTGCCCCGCGAGGTCGTCGAGGCCAACGGCGGCAGCCTGCAGCAGGTGGCCGTCGGCACCGGTCCGTTCATGCTCAAGGAGATCGTCCCCGACACGTATGTGCTGCTCGCGGCGAACCCTGACTACTACCGCCCCGGCCAGCCCAAGGTCGCCGAGGTCCGCTACAACATCGTCCCCGAGGCCTCGACGCGCGCCGCCGGCATCCGGACCGGCACGTACCACATCATCCCGGACGTCGACCCGGCGACGGCCGAGACGCTCAAGAACGTCCACGGCGTCACCCTCATGGGCGTCCAGGACCTCTCCTACACGCTCCTCGGCCTGAACGTCAGCCGCGCGCCGTTCAACGACCCGCGCGTGCGCGAAGCCATCAACTACGCCATCGACCGCGCCGAGCTCATCGACGCCGTGTACTTCGGCAACGCCGTCGAGGGCGGGCCCCTCAGCCCCGGCCTGGCCGCGTGGGCGACCGACACGTCCGACTTCGCCTGCTACGCCAGCAACCCGGACAAGGCGCGCGAGCTGCTCGCCGAGGCCGGTTACCCCGACGGCTTCCACGCCGGTCTCCTCACGTTCGGCACCATCCAGGTCGTCAGCGACGCCGCTCAGGTCCTGCAGGCGCAGCTGGCGCGGGTCGGCATCGTCCTCGACGTCAACGTGGCCGAGTTCGGCGCGTTCGTGCAGGCGTGGCGCAACTCCGACTTCGACACCTTCGTGAGCCTCAACGGCGGCTCGACCGACCCGGACGGCTACCTCCACCGCACCTTCGTGACGGGCGGCTCGACGAACGTCTTCAAGTTCTCCGACCCGGCCGTCGACCAGCTCCTGCAGCTCGGGCGCACCACGACGGCCTTCGGCGAGCGCGTCAACATCTACGACCACCTGCAGAAGCGCCTCGCGTGCACCGGCCCCATCAGCCACCTCGCTTACGGCACGCTCTTCAGCGCGGTGACGGACGCCGTGACCGGCTTCCAGCAGCTCCCCACCCGTGGCCTGCGCTACCTGCGGGAAGTGGAGCTCCGCTGA